TTAAGTTTATTACAACACATCAAGAAAACAGAGAAAAAGCAAGAGATGTCCTTGATAAATTCCTTTTAAAAGATTAAATTTTTTTAAAAATATTTTTTCTAATAATACCTATGGGAAAGGTACCTTTCCTCATCGATTTATAATAGTATTAACAAGAATTGATATTAGTTAATATTAATATTGCATTAATGATGAGCTATATAACCAAAAGATTTATATACTAATGATAATCAATATTAGTAACTAACAATTAAGAGATGATAGTTAGCACTAAAAGGTGAAAAAATATGGGATGGAGAAGACAATTTGAAACTAGAGAAAAGCGTATCAACGAATTAAGGATTCTTCTAAAGCAAAAATTAAACAGCGGAAGGGACTATTTTATTCAAGAACTTGTTAACGATACAGACATACCCAGAAGTACCGTTGAAAGGTATCTTTACGAGTATCTTAATGAGGAAGTAGAAATCTACTATGAAGGGCCCTTAAAGAAGATACGCTATAAAGGCGAAGGAAATTAATTTAAGAAAAGATTTTTATCTTTTCTTTTTTATTTACTTTTTTAATAAAATCTATCTTGATGTACCTAATCTCTATTTTTAATAACAAACTTTAATAAGATTGAATTCTCTTATGTATGAGGATATTATGAGATTTTTCAAGATAGGTAAAGTTTCCGATATTGAAGACGGCGCTATGAAAAAATATGAAGTTGGAGGAAAAGAGATACTTGTTTCAAATATTGGGGGAAAATATTATGCAATTTATAACAAATGTACCCATAAGAATGGAGATCTTTCTCAAGGCAAACTTGAAGGTAATATTGTGACCTGCCCAAAACATGGTTCCAGGTTTGATGTTACGACTGGGAGGGTAATCTCGGGACCTAAAATACCGTTGATAAAAATAAAGATCAATGATGAAGAAAAATATGAGATAAAAATAGATGGAGAAGATATATTAATCAAAATATAATAAAAATATGAGAATAATTATGTTGATTGTTTCTCAAAACAATCTAAATACATAGAAGGTGGAGAAAAATGACAGAATTCTGGATGCAAAGAAAAGTTGCAATATTTGTATTTAACGGTGACCCTATGTGTGTCGTACATGCTTTGATAAATGCAATTGAATTTCATGTAAAGGGATATGATACCAAGTTGATAATAGAAGGTTCAGCAACTGGACTTATCGGGAAATTAAACGAGGCTGGCAATCCTCTACATTATTATTATGTAAGGTTAAAGGATGAAGGATTAATAGACTGTGTGTGTAAAGCATGCGCAACAAAGAACGAAACTATTG
The sequence above is a segment of the Methanofastidiosum sp. genome. Coding sequences within it:
- a CDS encoding non-heme iron oxygenase ferredoxin subunit, with product MRFFKIGKVSDIEDGAMKKYEVGGKEILVSNIGGKYYAIYNKCTHKNGDLSQGKLEGNIVTCPKHGSRFDVTTGRVISGPKIPLIKIKINDEEKYEIKIDGEDILIKI
- a CDS encoding cytoplasmic protein; the encoded protein is MTEFWMQRKVAIFVFNGDPMCVVHALINAIEFHVKGYDTKLIIEGSATGLIGKLNEAGNPLHYYYVRLKDEGLIDCVCKACATKNETIEEARKQNLNLCDELFGHPSMARYIEDGYDIITI